Proteins encoded within one genomic window of Girardinichthys multiradiatus isolate DD_20200921_A chromosome 21, DD_fGirMul_XY1, whole genome shotgun sequence:
- the sh3glb1a gene encoding endophilin-B1a — MDFNVKRLAADAGTFLSRAVQFTEEKLGQAEKTELDAHLENLLVRAENTKQWTEKIMKQTEVLLQPNPNVRLEEFVYEKLEKKAPTRMNNHDLLGQSLIDAGNDFGPGTAYGNALIKCGETQKQVGGAEREFIQSSAINFLTPFRNFLEGDFKTILKERKLLQVKRLDLDAAKTRLKKARMPDARAAAEQELRMTQSEFDRQAEITRLLLEGVSSTHAHHLHCLNDFVEAQTTYYAQCYQYMVDLQKQLGSFPSSFSNNNQSSLSGGAGISVPTIPVSASLPSVSAGHTSSAASGGFSELRSSNIRGRARVLYDYDAANSSELSLLADEVITVSSVPDMDLDWLMGERGSQKGKVPTTYLELLN, encoded by the exons ATGGATTTTAACGTTAAGCGCTTAGCCGCAGACGCCGGTACCTTCTTGAGCCGCGCGGTACAA TTTACAGAAGAGAAACTTGGGCAGGCTGAGAAGACTGAGCTGGATGCCCATCTGGAGAACCTCTTGGTCAGAGCTGAGAACACCAAGCAATGGACGGAGAAGATCATGAAGCAGACGGAGGTTCTACTACAGCCTAATCCAA ATGTCCGACTGGAGGAGTTTGTGTATGAGAAGCTGGAGAAAAAAGCCCCCACACGGATGAACAACCATGACTTGCTGGGTCAGTCCTTGATTGATGCTGGAAACGACTTTGGTCCTGGGACGGCCTACG GAAACGCTTTGATAAAATGTGGCGAGACGCAGAAGCAGGTTGGCGGTGCCGAACGGGAGTTCATCCAGAGTTCTGCCATCAACTTCCTGACGCCATTTCGAAATTTTCTAGAGGGCGACTTTAAAACCATCCTG AAAGAACGAAAGCTTCTGCAGGTCAAACGTTTGGATCTGGACGCAGCCAAAACCAGGCTAAAGAAAGCCAGGATGCCTGATGCTAGAGCTGCT gcagagcaggagctgaggATGACCCAAAGTGAGTTTGACCGACAAGCCGAGATCACGCGTCTCCTGCTAGAGGGCGTCAGCAGCACCCAT GCACACCACCTACACTGTTTGAATGACTTTGTGGAGGCCCAGACGACCTACTACGCACAGTGTTACCAGTACATGGTTGACCTCCAAAAGCAGCTTGGCAG TTTCCCGTCCTCATTCTCTAACAACAACCAGTCGTCCCTGTCGGGCGGCGCCGGCATCTCAGTACCCACCATACCAGTGTCTGCCTCTCTGCCCAGCGTCTCCGCGGGCCACACCAGCTCTGCTGCGTCGGGCGGGTTCAGCGAGCTGCGGAGCTCCAACATCAGGGGCAGAGCCAGAGTCCTTTATGACTACGATGCTGCCAACAGCAGTGAGCTCTCCCTGCTGGCTGACGAG GTGATCACAGTTAGCAGTGTCCCAGATATGGATTTAGATTGGCTGATGGGGGAGCGAGGCAGCCAGAAGGGCAAAGTGCCAACCACCTACCTGGAGTTGCTCAACTGA